One stretch of Leptospira mtsangambouensis DNA includes these proteins:
- a CDS encoding TetR/AcrR family transcriptional regulator: protein MAGKKEKIDKPTTSYHHGDLRPALISAARSLLQNQGADALSLRSIASAIGVTHMAPYAHFKGKQELLQSVAASGYDELAANMLAAQKKHPKVQGRMMAYHYGVEYIHFAIASPNLYRLMMSQIDLEKKIVSDPHEREIWVSSQRPFRLLFAAFANEKVSKKLAHARALGAWATVHGIASLAIEGHLVLPKGMDVIQLFKATVSSSVDLG, encoded by the coding sequence ATGGCCGGGAAAAAAGAGAAAATAGACAAACCTACAACTTCCTACCATCACGGGGACCTTCGCCCTGCCCTTATTTCTGCTGCGCGAAGCCTGTTGCAAAACCAAGGGGCCGATGCCCTTTCCTTACGATCCATCGCTTCTGCCATTGGTGTCACACATATGGCTCCCTATGCTCACTTTAAGGGGAAACAAGAATTACTACAGTCAGTAGCCGCATCGGGGTATGATGAACTGGCTGCGAATATGCTTGCGGCCCAAAAAAAACATCCGAAAGTCCAAGGTCGAATGATGGCCTATCATTACGGTGTGGAATACATCCATTTTGCAATCGCAAGTCCCAACCTTTACCGATTGATGATGAGCCAAATTGATTTGGAAAAAAAAATAGTTTCCGATCCACACGAAAGAGAAATATGGGTGAGCTCACAACGTCCCTTTCGTTTGTTGTTTGCTGCCTTTGCAAATGAAAAAGTTAGTAAAAAATTAGCACATGCCAGAGCACTTGGAGCTTGGGCCACTGTACATGGAATTGCTTCCCTTGCCATTGAAGGACACTTAGTCCTTCCGAAAGGAATGGATGTGATCCAATTGTTCAAAGCAACCGTTAGTTCCTCAGTGGATCTAGGTTAA
- a CDS encoding phytoene desaturase family protein encodes MSHYDTVVIGAGNAGLMAATRLQREGSKTLLLERHNVPGGCATSFVRGDFEFEVALHQLSGVGTESNPFIMRRVFEELGVLDKIDLVQEEELYRIVMPGKLDVTLPADWEELKNHLKSLFPEEENSIDRFFTLSEAVVNEYYFVLPRVRLSNDQEKIRTKCPNFSSYGLRSTTDVLNEFFKNEDLVSVITPYWSYVGIPTTDLVFAEFIGMVYFYCVYKPWHIKGGSQMLSSALLNSFEEAGGEVRFHCAAEKILTENGAVRAVLLETGETVTCDAVVSNASPLITYHEMLDLETPPSVLKDFQSRRMGVSAVCLYLGLDCPPEELGFTTASTFVMTTSNAEVNEDRMYTLDAPDWGMVTCYNFIDQELAPKGKSVVTLVALQYGEAWKDILPEQYISTKYKFGDKLIDLVEKAYPKIRAHIEKAEVATPMTMMRYLNTPGGAIYGFKQTLQDGHLFRESLDAIDGLYSASSWTSMGGFQPTYLNGYYTARKILKRSNIRRKSKTNVSTP; translated from the coding sequence ATGTCTCATTATGACACTGTTGTAATTGGTGCCGGTAACGCCGGTTTAATGGCCGCCACTCGATTGCAGCGAGAAGGTTCAAAAACTTTGTTACTCGAGAGGCATAATGTCCCTGGTGGGTGCGCAACCTCCTTTGTGAGAGGGGATTTTGAATTTGAAGTTGCCCTCCACCAACTTAGCGGGGTGGGAACAGAATCAAATCCATTCATTATGCGTCGTGTTTTTGAAGAACTTGGTGTACTGGATAAAATAGATTTAGTTCAAGAAGAAGAACTCTATCGAATTGTGATGCCTGGAAAATTAGATGTTACATTGCCTGCCGACTGGGAAGAATTAAAAAACCATTTAAAGAGTCTTTTTCCAGAAGAAGAGAATTCGATTGATCGTTTTTTTACTCTAAGTGAAGCCGTTGTGAATGAATATTATTTTGTTTTACCAAGGGTTAGGTTATCGAACGATCAGGAAAAAATTCGAACAAAATGTCCAAATTTTTCATCTTACGGCCTTCGTTCCACAACTGATGTATTGAATGAATTTTTTAAAAATGAAGATCTCGTTAGTGTCATCACACCTTATTGGAGTTATGTTGGAATTCCTACAACAGACTTGGTCTTTGCTGAATTCATCGGTATGGTGTATTTTTATTGTGTTTATAAACCTTGGCATATCAAAGGTGGCTCCCAAATGCTTTCGAGTGCACTACTTAATTCTTTTGAAGAAGCAGGTGGGGAAGTTCGTTTTCATTGCGCAGCAGAAAAAATTCTCACAGAGAACGGTGCCGTGCGAGCTGTTCTTCTCGAAACAGGAGAAACTGTCACTTGTGATGCTGTTGTATCAAACGCAAGTCCTCTCATCACATACCATGAAATGTTAGATTTAGAAACGCCTCCTTCTGTTTTAAAAGATTTCCAATCAAGAAGGATGGGTGTTTCAGCCGTTTGCCTTTATTTGGGTTTGGATTGTCCTCCTGAAGAATTAGGCTTCACAACTGCTTCCACCTTTGTAATGACAACTTCTAATGCCGAGGTCAATGAAGATCGTATGTATACTTTGGATGCTCCTGATTGGGGAATGGTGACTTGTTATAATTTTATTGATCAGGAACTTGCTCCAAAAGGAAAATCGGTAGTCACTCTTGTTGCCTTACAATATGGGGAGGCTTGGAAAGATATACTACCCGAACAATATATTTCCACAAAATATAAGTTTGGTGATAAACTAATTGATCTTGTTGAAAAGGCATATCCTAAAATTAGAGCACATATTGAAAAGGCAGAAGTTGCCACACCAATGACGATGATGCGTTATCTGAATACACCGGGTGGGGCCATTTATGGGTTCAAACAAACGTTACAAGATGGGCATTTGTTTCGTGAATCTTTGGATGCGATTGATGGACTTTATTCTGCCAGCAGTTGGACCAGTATGGGTGGGTTCCAACCAACCTATTTGAATGGTTATTATACAGCACGGAAAATTTTAAAACGTTCGAACATCCGTCGTAAATCAAAGACAAATGTTTCGACTCCATGA
- a CDS encoding FAD-binding oxidoreductase, whose product MLDNNKKLETNILNSVVGFQEAVLKKEELENKGSNFKEEKGLVRQKINSLHPKRLKLRVEEIRVDTISTKTLKMVSVDGKKLPPFQAGQYINLFVSLSGVFTARPYSISSSPKDLNSYELTIKRAEGGFVSPYLLDEVKVGQEFESSGPMGSFHHNPLFHGFDLVFLAGGSGIAPAMSMLKSFLASNKNFRFHIIYSNSYEDDVIFIDELQALASIHQNFILTEFLSRQVSPDFKGYRGRLDFQTLQTLLQNAPSKMYYVCGPTPFNEHVGKLLSELGVKSGRILIESNGPPPRPDTMEGWPISVLPTKEVKVKVGDHQTFQAKVGEPLLNSLERNGYFTENACRSGECSLCRVKLKSGKVFSPPEAKIRKSDKKFGWIHSCVAFPVTDIEIQL is encoded by the coding sequence ATGTTAGATAATAATAAAAAACTAGAAACAAACATTTTGAACTCTGTTGTTGGGTTCCAGGAAGCAGTTTTAAAAAAAGAGGAATTGGAAAATAAGGGTTCTAACTTTAAAGAAGAGAAGGGTCTTGTTCGACAAAAAATAAATAGTCTTCATCCAAAAAGGCTGAAACTTCGTGTAGAAGAAATTCGTGTGGATACAATTTCAACAAAAACTTTAAAAATGGTTTCTGTTGATGGTAAAAAATTACCTCCTTTCCAGGCCGGGCAGTACATCAATTTATTTGTTTCGCTTTCGGGTGTTTTCACTGCGAGACCTTATTCGATTTCTTCCTCACCAAAAGATTTAAATTCGTATGAATTGACCATCAAACGAGCAGAAGGTGGATTTGTGAGTCCATATTTGTTGGATGAAGTAAAGGTTGGACAAGAATTTGAATCTAGTGGACCAATGGGTTCGTTTCATCACAATCCCCTTTTTCATGGTTTTGATTTGGTATTCCTTGCTGGTGGATCGGGGATTGCTCCTGCAATGAGTATGTTAAAATCGTTTTTGGCATCGAACAAAAATTTTCGGTTCCATATCATTTATTCTAATAGTTATGAAGATGATGTCATTTTTATTGATGAACTTCAGGCTTTAGCCTCTATTCACCAAAACTTTATTTTGACCGAGTTCCTTTCTCGCCAAGTGAGTCCAGATTTTAAAGGATACCGTGGTCGGTTGGATTTTCAAACATTACAAACCTTACTTCAAAATGCTCCATCAAAGATGTATTATGTTTGTGGCCCCACTCCTTTTAATGAACATGTAGGAAAACTTCTTTCTGAACTTGGAGTTAAATCGGGGCGGATCTTAATTGAAAGTAATGGCCCACCTCCAAGACCCGACACAATGGAAGGTTGGCCAATTTCAGTTCTTCCTACAAAGGAAGTAAAAGTCAAAGTAGGAGATCACCAAACATTCCAAGCGAAAGTTGGAGAACCTCTTCTGAATAGTTTAGAAAGAAATGGATATTTTACCGAGAATGCTTGTCGATCGGGTGAATGTAGTTTGTGCCGAGTGAAACTTAAATCAGGTAAAGTATTCAGTCCTCCCGAAGCTAAAATCAGAAAGTCTGATAAAAAGTTCGGATGGATTCATTCTTGTGTTGCCTTTCCTGTTACCGATATAGAGATACAACTTTAA